In a genomic window of Phalacrocorax aristotelis chromosome 8, bGulAri2.1, whole genome shotgun sequence:
- the ANKRD11 gene encoding ankyrin repeat domain-containing protein 11 isoform X2: protein MESDKDKVSLTKTPKLDRNDGGKEVKERATKRKLPFTVGTNGDQKDSDTEKQGPERKRIKKEPATRKPGLLFGMGLSGIRAGYPLSERQQVALLMQMTAEESANSPVDTTPKHPSQSTVCQKGTPNSASKTKDKVNKRNERGETRLHRAAIRGDARRIKELIIEGADVNVKDFAGWTALHEACNRGYYDVAKQLLAAGAEVNTKGLDDDTPLHDAANNGHFKVVKLLLHYGGNPHQSNRKGETPLKVANSPSMVNLLLGKSTYPSSEESSTETSEEEDAPSFAPSSSVDGNNTDSEFEKGLKHKPKAQEPPKTITPVKDEYEFDEDDEQDRVPPVDDKHLLKKDYRKETKANSFISIPKMEVKTYTKNNTITPKKAAHRILSDSSDEEETSVAVGTGEKLRLSTHSILPSSKIREPASTKAQKEKSKVKKKRKKETKSKEVRFGKKNDKFCSSESESENVESEEDDRDSLQSSSCVKDSRLVLKESSLFNSLSASSTSSHGSLASQKHNPNLTEQHSKHWRTDNWKPISSPAWSDVSSLSDSTRTRLTSESDYSSEDSSLESLKPVRKKPEHKKKNTPHNTVSEKKNSFHSNVDGAIPKLDKEGKVVKKHKTKHKHKNKEKGQCPISQDIKIIKTFSFEFEDSKQKPEKGLIVETENPVENKLKVLKHEREHSKKEEKLPKGKGEEKEWLFKDETGKSSKEEKSLRKVKDGSKDMSKSFREGLSKSEKEKPVKEKSPKEEKPRIHKEERKKKSKDKQSKSEKKNELKEEKVSKLEKEKSFKEEKEKCKKEKLYRDESGFDEFNNKNQFPESEDTKFSLSDDQQERWFSDLSSDSSFDFKGEDSWDSPVTDFREIKNDTVAKLIIEPMKEEIKDKKKENKMKEKKEYNEKRNEKDTFVKKKERDYVDKSSEKKKDQTDRHKITPSYLPEKDKKRKDSAESVKERKEKDTGETNKDRKDSSDGSKDRKDTKTKQEEPYRDDFKEYGCETFFKDKSDPEFSGKTLESWERHHSGKEKEKKDAPDKEKKEKVKPEKYKEKSKEGDKEKNEKAAPEKMLKDKELDKSFKEKKETKEKYKDLHSKDKERKSSFDQVKEKKEKNFSADREDFSEKKDEKKGKEKSWYSIADIFTDESEDERDDYSLTGFKVSDSAGSEMHRLDSLQEKDDGAAAEKELYPDKHRKYSSDRQHSGEKQKEKDSKEKKKDKGTSEGGKEKKEKSSFEKHKEKKEKDSTEKYKDRKDRTSIDSTQEKKNKQKLPEKVEKKHANDDKVKSKHKEKPDKEHSKEKKSSKGGESEKSLLEKLEEEALNDYRDDSNDKISEISSDSFTDRGQDPGLTSLFESSNLSLTDAAEEKFKDSLPLPCLQDKLKEKERHRHSSSSSKKSHEKEKAKKEKSEKKEKTEEFKDSSSRKDSAHYEKDFSVDGEAFSTSYNMKAEPDEEPEKSIDYLFSEKKEKNDSERELSKKAEKEKTYGSSTISTVKEKKKRDKHKEKWKEEKEKHRDKHADGFFKHHKDEPKSTLKDKDSPQVTTFKDKSKEDNLKFGETKLKEKLKENQEKDKSESIKISNGNEKITLSKDSGKKDARPREKLLGDGDLMMTSFERMLSQKDLEIEERHKRHKERMKQMEKMRHRSGDPKLKDKLKSSEDVRKRSLDLATKKPLTLDTQLKDKKLKELGPLTPILSPENKAQPAVGTDSKDWITGPQLKEILPASPRPDQNRPTGVPTPASVVSCPSYEEVMQTPRTPSCSNEDYTDLMFECADSQHSLPISTMSMNACSPSFFDRYTNVPSGLPENPSQTPTRTIPSTNLYRSISVDIRRAPEEEFSVGDKFFRQQSVPATSNYDSPVQHLMEEKVPLPSVPAEKFQCLSPGYYSPDYGVSSPKVEALHCAPGAVSGVAQSPESVFSGLQAKSSPSHRDELLAPSVESALPPDLGMPLDTTEEQQATASIMPPESTYLPPIEENHFSSGMPEQNNIDWENPPSRNPDTAIPPSLMGNPAEHSVSWSMGSELLMKSPQRFSESPKPPLCSLEPIHPTPVAFIPTDTSYPVSPISYPLSVSEPGLDEVKEDAEEAVPGEIANAEEQAPYMSPTRLDTFFNNCKPLPEEAPEIPPEPPCMPAEPQAEVVSTPENNYLENNNAAPANTEEAVTWPDPFTNTEDDLDLGPFSLPELPLQPKDVPETEMTEAEAVEESPAAASETSAGIIKASASVIASSEPEEPPAGQATAVLPAETEPQAEEQKPEAAAQEATSEAPNVAEEKGAEDSEAQIFQQTPSESAQPESKEAEAVHEDLSSSGGVAESSSQTCPPPAATAEGSTSQEGAAARGGSQAPSSQAEAPPGNAQAEIVEPVQKPVAEAPKPPKIEEIPQRITRNRAQMLANQNKQNAAASEKEFPPVSAPATRAKGRITEEDDSQAQHPRKRRFQRSNQQLQQQINTSTQQTREMIQQTLAAIVDAIKLDDIEPYHSDRSNPYFEYLQIRKKIEEKRKILCYITPQAPQCYAEYVTYTGSYLLDGKPLSKLHIPVIAPPPSLAEPLKELFKQQEAVRGKLRLQHSIEREKLIVSCEQEILRVHCRAARTIANQAVPFSACTMLLDSEVYNMPLENQGDENKSVRDRFNARQFISWLQDVDDKYDRMKTCLLMRQQHEAAALNAVQRMEWQLKVQELDPAGHKSLCVNEVPSFYVPMVDVNDDFVLLPA from the exons AAAAGCAGGGTCCAGAGCGGAAGAGGATTAAAAAGGAGCCCGCCACCAGAAAGCCTGGCTTGCTCTTCGGAATGGGCCTTTCGGGGATCCGCGCAGGCTACCCACTCTCCGAGCGCCAGCAAGTCGCTCTCCTTATGCAGATGACAGCAGAAGAGTCTGCAAACAGCCCAG TTGACACAACACCAAAGCATCCCTCTCAGTCTACAGTTTGTCAGAAGGGAACTCCTAACTCTGCCTCCAAAACCAAAGATAAAGTAAATAAGAGAAACGAGCGAGGAGAGACTCGGCTGCATCGAGCTGCCATCCGAGGAGATGCCCGGCGCATCAAGGAGCTCATTATCGAGGGTGCAGATGTCAATGTGAAAGACTTTGCAG GCTGGACGGCATTGCACGAGGCATGCAACCGGGGTTACTACGACGTTGCAAAGCAGTTGCTTGCAGCGGGCGCCGAAGTCAACACGAAGGGGTTGGATGACGACACCCCGCTGCACGATGCAGCGAATAACGGGCACTTCAAG gtgGTGAAATTGTTGTTACATTATGGCGGGAATCCTCATCAAAGCAACAGGAAGGGCGAGACACCTTTAAAAGTAGCTAATTCTCCCAGCATGGTGAATCTGCTCCTGGGAAAGAGCACGTACCCCTCTAGCGAAGAGAGCTCAACAG agaccTCAGAAGAGGAGGATGCCCCTTCCTTCGCTCCCTCCAGCTCTGTTGATGGCAATAACACAGACTCAGAGTTTGAGAAGGGTTTGAAGCACAAGCCCAAGGCCCAGGAGCCCCCCAAAACCATCACCCCGGTGAAGGACGAGTATGAATTTGATGAGGACGACGAGCAGGACCGGGTCCCGCCAGTCGATGACAAACATTTGCTGAAAAAGGATTACAGAAAAGAGACTAAAGCAAACAGTTTCATTTCCATACCCAAAATGGAAGTGAAAACTTATACTAAAAATAACACAATTACACCAAAGAAAGCTGCCCACCGCATCCTGTCGGACAGCTCGGACGAGGAGGAGACCAGCGTTGCTGTGGGGACGGGGGAGAAGCTGCGACTTTCGACCCACTCGATATTGCCCAGCAGCAAGATTCGGGAGCCCGCCAGCACAAAGGCccagaaggagaaaagcaaagtaaaaaagaagCGGAAGAAGGAGACGAAAAGCAAAGAGGTTCGGTTTGgcaaaaaaaatgacaaattttGTTCCTCTGAATCAGAGAGTGAAAACGTGGAGAGTGAGGAGGATGATAGAGACTCTCTTCAGAGCTCTAGCTGTGTAAAGGACTCCAGGCTAGTGCTAAAGGAATCCTCCTTGTTTAactctctgtctgcctcatcGACCTCTTCTCATGGGAGTTTAGCATCCCAGAAACATAATCCTAATCTTACAGAACAGCACTCCAAGCACTGGAGGACGGACAATTGGAAACCCATATCTTCTCCAGCTTGGTCAGATGTCAGTTCCTTATCGGACTCCACCAGGACGAGACTGACGAGCGAGTCAGACTACTCGTCCGAGGACTCAAGCTTAGAGTCGCTAAAGCCAGTCAGGAAGAAACCagagcacaaaaagaaaaacaccccacacaacactgtttctgagaaaaagaattcaTTCCATAGCAATGTGGATGGAGCAATTCCAAAGCTGGACAAGGAGGGGAAGGTTgttaaaaagcataaaacaaaacacaaacataaaaaCAAGGAGAAGGGCCAGTGTCCCATCAGCCAAGACATTAAAATCatcaaaaccttttcttttgagTTTGAGGACTCTAAACAAAAGCCTGAGAAAGGCTTGATAGTAGAGACAGAAAATCCAGTCGAAAACAAATTGAAAGTGTTAAAGCATGAGCGAGAACACagtaaaaaggaggaaaagctcCCCAAAGGtaaaggggaggagaaggaatggTTGTTTAAAGATGAGACTGGAAAATCCTCGAAAGAGGAGAAATCATTAAGAAAAGTCAAAGATGGTAGTAAAGACATGAGCAAATCCTTCAGAGAAGGATTAAGTAAATCAGAGAAAGAGAAACCTGTAAAGGAGAAGTCTCCCAAAGAGGAGAAGCCGAGAATAcacaaggaggagagaaagaagaagtCCAAGGACAAGCAgtcaaaatctgaaaagaagaatGAGCTGAAGGAGGAGAAGGTTTCTAaactagagaaagaaaaatccttcaaggaagagaaagaaaaatgcaaaaaagaaaaactttacaGGGATGAGTCTGGGTTTGATGAGTTTAATAACAAAAACCAGTTTCCCGAAAGCGAGGACACAAAGTTCAGCCTTTCGGATGATCAGCAAGAGAGGTGGTTTTCAGACCTGTCTTCTGATTCGTCCTTCGATTTCAAAGGTGAAGATAGCTGGGATTCTCCAGTAACAGATTTCAGGGAGATTAAAAATGACACCGTGGCAAAACTAATCATAGAACCCatgaaagaggaaattaaagacaagaaaaaggaaaacaaaatgaaagagaagaaggAATACAACGAGAAACGTAATGAAAAGGACACTTTCGTaaagaagaaggagagggaCTATGTCGACAAAAGCTCTGAGAAGAAGAAGGACCAAACGGACAGACACAAAATTACTCCCAGTTATTTGCCTgaaaaggacaagaaaaggAAGGATTCTGCAGAGAGTGtcaaggagaggaaagaaaaagatacaggTGAAAccaacaaagacagaaaagattcCTCCGATGGCTCTAAAGATCGAAAAgacaccaaaacaaagcaggagGAGCCCTATCGAGATGACTTTAAAGAGTATGGCTGCGAAACGTTCTTCAAGGATAAGTCCGACCCTGAGTTCAGCGGTAAAACCCTGGAGAGTTGGGAGAGGCACCattctgggaaggaaaaggagaagaaggatGCTCCcgataaagaaaaaaaagaaaaggtgaagccagaaaaatacaaggaaaaatccaaagaaggtgacaaggagaaaaatgaaaaagctgctcctgagaaaatgctgaaggacAAAGAACTAGACAAgagtttcaaagagaaaaaagaaactaaagagaaatacaaagacctgcacagcaaagacaaagaaaggaagagctCTTTCGACCAGgttaaagagaagaaagagaaaaacttctCCGCAGATCGAGAAGACTTCTCCGAGaaaaaggatgagaagaaagGCAAGGAGAAAAGCTGGTACAGCATTGCGGACATCTTCACAGATGAAAGCGAAGACGAGAGGGATGATTACAGCTTGACGGGGTTCAAAGTCAGCGACTCTGCCGGCAGCGAAATGCACCGGCTGGACAGTCTGCAGGAGAAGGACGACGGCGCAGCTGCTGAGAAGGAGCTGTACCCCGACAAGCACCGCAAGTACTCCTCCGACCGGCAACATtcaggagagaagcagaaagagaaggactccaaggagaagaaaaaggacaaaggaACATcggaagggggaaaagagaagaaggagaagagttcctttgaaaaacacaaagagaagaaagagaaagactCTACCGAGAAGTACAAGGACAGGAAAGACAGGACGTCCATAGATTCCactcaagagaagaaaaacaagcaaaagctCCCAGAGAAGGTGGAAAAGAAACACGCCAATGACGACAAGGTGAAAAGCAAGCATAAGGAGAAGCCGGATAAAGAGCATTCCAAAGAGAAAAAGTCGTCGAAAGGAGGAGAGTCGGAGAAGAGCCTGCTGGAGAAATTGGAGGAGGAGGCTCTGAATGACTACAGAGATGACTCCAACGACAAAATCAGCGAGATCTCTTCTGACAGCTTCACAGACAGAGGACAAGATCCAGGACTGACCAGCCTCTTTGAGTCTTCTAACCTCTCTCTTACTGATGCCGCTGAAGAAAAGTTTAAGGACTCTCTCCCTTTACCCTGCTTACAGGACAAACTCAAGGAGAAGGAGAGGCACAGACATTCCTCATCTTCGTCAAAGAAAAGTCACGAGAAGGAAAAAGCGAAGAAGGAGAAgtcagagaaaaaggaaaaaacagaagaattcaaagactccagcagcagaaaggattCCGCTCATTATGAAAAAGATTTCTCTGTGGATGGGGAGGCTTTTAGCACTTCCTACAACATGAAGGCAGAGCCTGATGAGGAGCCAGAGAAAAGCATTGATtacttattttctgaaaagaaagagaaaaatgattCTGAAAGAGAGCTGTCAAAGAAGGcggaaaaagaaaagacctaCGGTTCCAGCACCATCAGCAcagttaaagagaaaaagaagcgAGATAAACACAAGGAGaaatggaaggaggaaaaggaaaagcacagagaCAAACATGCAGATGGTTTCTTTAAACATCACAAAGACGAGCCAAAGTCAACACTCAAAGACAAGGACAGTCCTCAAGTTACCACCTTTAAAGATAAATCAAAGGAGGACAACCTCAAATTCGGCGAAACCAAACTGAAGGAGAAGCTCAAGGAGAACCAGGAGAAAGACAAATCAGAGtcaataaaaataagcaatggGAATGAAAAAATAACCCTTTCCAAAGACAGCGGCAAGAAAGATGCCAGGCCAAGGGAGAAGCTTCTGGGAGACGGTGATTTGATGATGACCAGCTTTGAGAGGATGCTGAGCCAGAAAGACCTGGAAATCGAGGAGCGCCACAAAAGGCACAAAGAGAGAATGAAGCAAATGGAGAAAATGAGGCACAGGTCCGGAGACCCCAAATTAAAGGACAAACTTAAAAGCTCGGAAGATGTGCGCAAGAGGAGTCTGGATCTGGCAACAAAGAAGCCATTAACGCTGGATACTCAGCTCAAGGATAAGAAACTTAAAGAACTGGGTCCACTGACTCCTATACTGTCACCGGAAAACAAGGCACAGCCCGCTGTTGGGACAGACTCGAAGGACTGGATAACGGGTCCTCAGCTGAAGGAGATCCTCCCGGCGTCTCCCAGGCCGGATCAGAACCGGCCGACGGGAGTCCCGACCCCGGCATCCGTTGTCTCTTGTCCAAGCTATGAGGAGGTGATGCAGACGCCCAGGACTCCTTCGTGCAGCAACGAAGACTACACGGACCTGATGTTTGAATGCGCGGACTCGCAGCACTCGCTGCCCATATCCACCATGTCCATGAACGCCTGTTCTCCATCCTTCTTCGACAGATACACGAATGTTCCCAGTGGGCTCCCCGAGAACCCGAGTCAGACCCCGACTCGTACCATACCCTCCACAAACCTTTATCGTTCCATCTCGGTTGATATCAGAAGGGCACCTGAAGAAGAATTCAGTGTCGGAGATAAATTTTTCAGACAGCAAAGCGTCCCGGCAACATCAAATTACGACTCTCCAGTGCAGCATTTAATGGAGGAGAAGGTTCCCCTTCCTTCTGTTCCCGCTGAGAAGTTCCAGTGTTTATCTCCCGGGTATTACTCACCAGATTATGGGGTTTCATCACCAAAAGTGGAAGCTTTGCACTGTGCGCCAGGAGCTGTCAGCGGAGTCGCCCAGTCTCCTGAAAGTGTCTTTTCTGGTTTACAAGCAAAATCCTCCCCTTCGCACAGAGATGAACTGCTGGCTCCTTCGGTAGAAAGTGCTCTTCCCCCCGACCTCGGCATGCCCTTGGACACCACGGAAGAGCAGCAAGCGACTGCCTCCATTATGCCACCAGAATCTACCTACTTACCACCAATTGAAGAAAACCATTTTAGTTCAGGTATGCCAGAACAAAACAATATAGACTGGGAAAACCCTCCCTCCAGAAACCCCGACACGGCCATTCCTCCCAGCCTGATGGGTAACCCGGCAGAGCACTCTGTCAGCTGGTCCATGGGCTCAGAGCTCCTGATGAAATCTCCCCAGCGGTTTTCCGAGTCCCCTAAACCTCCGCTCTGTTCCCTAGAGCCGATTCACCCTACACCAGTAGCCTTCATTCCCACAGATACTTCCTACCCCGTTTCTCCTATATCCTACCCTCTGTCAGTGTCTGAACCGGGGCTCGATGAAGTCAAGGAGGACGCTGAGGAAGCCGTTCCAGGAGAAATAGCGAACGCCGAAGAGCAAGCTCCGTACATGTCCCCTACTAGGTTAGACACATTCTTCAATAACTGCAAGCCCCTTCCAGAAGAAGCACCTGAGATACCTCCAGAGCCCCCTTGTATGCCAGCAGAACCTCAGGCAGAAGTTGTTAGCACGCCAGAAAACAACTATTTGGAAAACAATAATGCTGCGCCTGCAAATACGGAGGAGGCGGTAACGTGGCCTGACCCCTTCACCAATACAGAAGATGATTTGGACCTTGGCCCCTTCTCGCTACCAGAGCTGCCGCTCCAACCTAAGGATGTTCCAGAGACGGAGATGACGGAGGCAGAAGCGGTAGAAgaaagcccagcagcagcttcagaaaCAAGCGCTGGGATCATTAAAGCGAGCGCCTCCGTAATAGCGTCCAGTGAGCCGGAGGAGCCGCCAGCCGGCCAGGCAACTGCTGTCCTGCCCGCGGAGACGGAgccacaggcagaggagcagaaacCAGAGGCGGCTGCACAAGAAGCCACCTCAGAAGCACCAAACGTAGCTGAGGAAAAAGGAGCGGAGGATTCGGAAGCGCAGATTTTCCAGCAGACCCCGTCCGAGTCTGCTCAGCCGGAGAGCAAAGAGGCGGAGGCCGTGCACGAAGACCTGTCGTCTTCTGGTGGGGTGGCAGAGAGCAGCTCCCAGACCTGTCCCCCACCCGCGGCCACCGCCGAGGGCAGCACTTCCCAGGAGGGTGCTGCGGCACGCGGTGGGAGCCAAGCCCCTTCCTCCCAGGCGGAGGCACCTCCGGGCAACGCTCAAGCAGAAATCGTTGAACCAGTACAAAAACCAGTAGCAGAAGCTCCCAAACCACCCAAAATAGAAGAGATTCCTCAGCGGATTACCAGGAACCGGGCTCAGATGCTCGCCAACCAAAACAAGCAGAACGCCGCCGCTTCTGAGAAGGaatttcctcctgtttctgcGCCCGCCACACGTGCCAAAGGCCGCATTACAGAGGAGGACGATTCCCAGGCTCAGCACCCGCGCAAGCGCCGGTTCCAGCGCTCcaaccagcagctgcagcagcagatcaACACGTCCACCCAGCAGACGAGGGAGATGATACAGCAAACACTGGCAGCTATCGTGGATGCTATAAAACTGGACGACATTGAACCTTATCACAGTGACAGGTCCAACCCCTACTTTGAGTACCTCCAGATCAGGAAAAAGATTGAAGAGAAGCGGAAAATCCTCTGCTATATTACTCCCCAAGCTCCACAGTGCTACGCTGAATATGTCACCTACACAGGCTCCTACCTGTTGGATGGCAAGCCTCTAAGCAAGCTCCATATTCCAGTG ATCGCCCCGCCGCCGTCGCTCGCGGAGCCTCTGAAGGAGCTCTTCAAGCAGCAGGAAGCCGTCCGGGGGAAGCTGCGGCTCCAGCACAGCATAGAGCGG GAGAAGCTCATCGTCTCCTGTGAGCAGGAGATTCTGAGAGTTCATTGTCGGGCGGCAAGGACTATTGCCAACCAGGCTGTGCCCTTCAGTGCCTGCACCATGCTGCTGGACTCCGAGGTCTATAACATGCCTCTAGAAAATCAG GGAGACGAAAACAAATCGGTCAGAGACCGTTTCAACGCACGACAGTTCATTTCCTGGTTGCAAGACGTGGATGACAAGTACGATCGAATGAAG ACGTGCCTGCTCATGCGACAGCAACACGAAGCTGCCGCCTTGAACGCAGTGCAAAGGATGGAGTGGCAGCTGAAGGTGCAGGAGCTGGACCCCGCGGGGCACAAATCCCTCTGCGTGAACGAGGTGCCCTCGTTCTATGTGCCAATGGTCGACGTGAACGATGACTTTGTGCTCTTGCCGGCATGA